The DNA sequence ccttcgacaagctcgggctccacaacgacaacctccaaacacaccgcaacggcgtcacgggactcggagacaacttTCTCAAACCAGATGGCTCAATCACCCTTCCCATCACCATAGGAACAAGCAACCAAAAGAAGACAGTCCTATCTGAATTTGtagtcctaaaagactccacagcctataacgtgattctcggaagaaaaacaatcaacgacTTCTCCGCagtcatctttaccaaatacctcctcATGAAGTTTAGAACCGACAACGGCTCCGTCGGTACCATCCACGGGGACCGAGAAGTCGCAGCCGAATGCGATAACACCAGCCTAGCTCTAAGGAAGAAATCCCGAGATGCGGCCGGGGTATTCCTGGCCAACCTAGATGCCCGCCAAGACGACCAACCCAGGCCAGAACCAGAAGGAGACATGGAAAAGCTATAGATAGGGCCAACCAAGGAGGAATACACCTTCATTAATAGGAACCTCCCATACGATCTTAAAGAAGAACTCTCCCAACTCCTGAAGAAAAATAGAGACTTGTTCGCATTtacaccagccgacatgccgggaataAACCATGACCTTATGTCCCACCGGCTAGCCGTGGACCCCAAAGCTAAACCAGTGGCACAAAGGAGACGAAAAATGTCATCAGACCGAGCCGCCAAGGTCAAAAAGCAAGTTAAAGCCCTACTCGAAGCCAACTTCATCAGGGAACTCCCCTACAcgacatggctagccaacgtcgtactaGTGAAAAAATCTAATGGGAAATgacgaatgtgcgtcgactacatggacctcaacaaagcctgcccgaaGGACGCCTTTCCCttaccaaacatcgacggattAGTAGATGCCGCATCCGGCCACCGATACCTCagctttatggacgcatattccggCTACAACTAGATCccgatgcaccgaccagacgaagAAAAAACAGCGTTCATCACCCCAGACGGGACATACTGCTACACAGTGATGCCCTTCGGCCTGAAAAACGCTGGAGCCACCTATCAAAGACTTGTCAACAAGATATTTCAAAACCTATCCGGAAGCAAactagaagtctacatagacgacatgctcaTCAAGACCGAATCCGGCGAGCAACTCACCAACGACCTCAAGGTCATAATGAACACTCTATGAAAACAccaaatgcgactcaacccggcaaAATGTGCCTTCGGGATGGAGGCAGGGAAGTTCCTCGGCTTTATGATCACGCAACGCGGAGTTGACGCAAACCCAGAGAAATGTCGCGCCGTCCTCGAAATGACGAGCCCAAAAAACCTTAAAGACATCCAAAAGCTCACCGGCCGATTGACGGCGTTATCATGCTTTCTCGGGGCATCGGCTCAAAAAGCGATCCCTTTcttcaaactaatgaaaaaaggGGCCCCTTTCAAGTGGGAGACGGAATGCGAAGAAGCGTTCCAACATTTCAAGAGAATCTTAGCGGAACCACCAATCCTCGCCAAACCCCAGACTGGGAAAACACTCTACCTGTACCTCTCCATAACGGAGGAGGCACTCGCAGCAGCGCTCATCCGTGAAAacgagaaaaagaacaaaaacccGTACACTTCATAAGCAGAGTCTTACAGGATGCGGAAGCTCGCTACTCATGCTTAGAAAAACTAGCTTTCGCACTCCTCACAGCCTCCCGGCGCCTACGACAATACTTCCAGGCTCATTCTGTGACGGTCCGAACCGACCAAGCGGTCAAACAGGTACTACAAAAACCCGACCTAGCGGGCagaatgctagcatggtccatAGAACTATCCCAGTTCGATATCAAGTTCGAACCCCGATACGCAATTAAAGCACAAGCTATGGCCGACTTTATCACCAAAATGACACCAGGAGACTCCATCCCCGAATCATGGAAGCTACACGTTGACGACTCCTCGAACATCACTTCCGGAGGCGCCAGAGTCATTCTCGAAAGCCAAAACGGAGTCGTGATCGAACAGTCAGTACGATACGAATTCCCagtctcaaacaaccaggcagaatacgaggccctctTGGCAGGCCTCGCCCTAGCCCGGGAAGTTGGAGCAAAGGTCTTAGAAGTAAATACCGATTCGCAGGTAGTCAGCTCCCAAATTTACGGAGACTACCAGACACGAGATCCCCTACTCCAACAATACCTCGCCAAGGTAAACAAACTAAAAGAAGGATTCGAGCACATTACCATACAGCACGTTCCTAGGGAACGAAACGCCAGGGCAGACCTACTTTCcaaactagccagtaccaaaccaggacaCAGTAACAAATCGCTAATCCAGGAAGTTGTTAAGTCACCCTCCGTGTCAACGACGACCAACGCTCATCTGACACTCTCGAACCAGGAATCTTGGACCTACCCTATCCTACAGTACCTCCTTGACGGAACACTGCCGCCGGATCCCAAAGAGGGAAAACGAATAAAAAGGGAAGCCGCCAACTATACCGTTGTCACAGGACAGCTATACAAACGTGGACTCTCGCAACCCCTGCTCAAATGTGTCGAACCTGAGAACACGGAGTACATACTCCGTGAAATCCACGAAGGCTGCTGTGGCCACTACGTCGGAGGCAAAACATTAGCCCAAAAAGTCATCAGGGCAGGCTACTTCTGGCCCATGGTTATCCGGAATTCCATACAAATAGTTAAAAGCTGCGAcaaatgccaaaggcacgccaatATCCACCAAGCCGCCCCACACCAGCTCAGCATCATATCGGCAGAATGGCCATTCGGCACCTGGGGGATCGACCTCGTCGGACCCTTCCCTACAACACCCGGTCAACTCAGGTACCTCATTGTCGCCATAGACTACTATACCAAATGGATCGAAGCCGAACCCCTGGCCTCCATAACGGCAACCCAATGCCGAAAATTCCTCTGGCGACAGATCATCACCCGATTCGGGATCCCCGAGATCATTATCTCGAACAACGGAATCCAATTTGCTGACAAAAAGTTCAGAGAATTTTTGGAAGGGCTACGTGTATCTCACCGTTtcagctcggtagaacacccccaaacaaacggacagGTGGAATCCGCAAACAAAATAATCGTCAAAGGACTCAAAAAGcggctcgacgaagccaaaggactATGGGCCGATGAACTCGGATCGGTCCTATGGTCATACCGAACCACACCTCAAACGACCACGGGAGAAATACCTTTCCGATTAACATACGGGGTGGAGGCGATCATCCCGGTAGAAATCGGAGACCCAAGCCCCAGAAAAACGGTCGGCGGTTACGACGAGGAAGCAGAACGAGATCTCATCGACGAAGAAAGAAGCATAGCTTATATCAATGAGCTAGCCCTAAAACAGAAAATCAGCTTAAGATACAACCATGGCGTTGTCCGACGAGAATTCGCAACTaacgacctcgtcctacgacgaaACGATATCGGTCccccgaccccaggagaagggaAACTCACTcccaactgggaaggaccatacagaatcAAGGCGGTAATCGGAAAGGGAGCATATAAACTCGAACGACTTAACGGCGATGAAGTCCCAAGGACTTGGAATGCCGCCAATTTACGGCGATACTACACTTAGGCCGACCTAACTAGGTCACCCCCTtgtcctttatttatttatatatcttcCCATTTTACGACTCGTGAATTTTAAATTTTCGCTTAAGTATCAAACCTGGGTACTCTTTCCCCCAAAAAACGGAgagttttaacgaggcccaaccatCAATAAAAATTCCATTAAAAGCTATTTCTACCTTTCTAAAGTGTCCCAAATACGGAACAAAGTCACGGCCATAACCGGGGGACTGATCACCCCCCAAGCCCAACACACGGATATCCAAGAAAAACCTGACCAAACGGCGGTCCAAGGGAACGAATAAAACACACGGAATAGCTTAAAACAGAACATACCAAAGGCCCGAATGGCCAAAAATACTTTGAAATGGAACATACAAAAGGCCCGAACGGCCGAAAATACCATTAAGCGGAGTCCAATGTTACAAAGTAAACAATTACACGGCCCCTGGCCATCCAAAATATTCAAAACAGTTCAAAATAAAATCcgaaaaacaaagatagaaaactaCTCGAGGTCGACAATTTGGCCGTCACGAACAGTCTTAAAAGCTCCCATCACGGACACATCCACATCCGGAGCCAACACTAAAGCCTGAGCCCTCATAGTCTCCTCAGTAGCTGCAATCGCATCCGTTGCATCAGCCAGTAACTCCGTCTTCTCCTTCTTCAAGGCAGCAACCTCGGCCTTCAAAGTCTCTGACTCACTGAGAAGCACGGCAGCCTGAGAACCCGCATCAGAAGCCCGCTGCCACTCCTCTgccaattgaaaaagaagcgaagTCTCGACCTCGAAAAGTCGGAGAATCTCCGCCCCGGCTTCCTCAGAGGACTTCACCGCCCTCTCCCTCGCAACTTCGGCAGCCTCAAGCTTCTCCTTCAGCTTAGCCACCTCAGCTTGAGAGTGGCGGAGCTTCTTATCCAACAAACTGACCTGAGCCATCACGGACTCAGCTTTCCGAACAACAACGGCAGACCGAAGGAGAGCACGATACACCGACTTGGCCTGGAACGAAACATCACAGCCATCAAAAAATGACTCCGTACCAGGCATCAAGTGTTGATCAATGAACCCCGGGGCATCGAAACGTCGATCCATCACACTAGGCACAAGACCCTCATCCTCAAAAGTCTCGCTGCTCGGCTCCCCAGGCCTCTTTctcttccgagaagcctcagCAGCCGTCACCACGACGACCTCAGGTGAGTTCGCAGGACCAGGAGAAATCTGAGCATCGGTCTGCACACCCGAAGAAACTACCTCTTGAGAAGCAGCCTGAGACCCCACGGCGGGATTGGAAACGGGAGTAGCCCGAGACGACGACCCCTCCTCTCGGCCCATCGCCGCCTTCAGCCGTGCTAAGGAAGTCAAaccaccagccatctcaactgaaagaaaacaaaaaaatcccAAGTTACAAAAACgggaaaataaaacataaaaaccaAGAAAAGGACAGACACACACCAACATATGACCGACAAGCAACCAGATCTCCCATCACATCCCGAGGATTAAGAGGGCGCTCCCCAAACAATTGCCACAATACAAGAGCGACATCCCGTTCCTCCGAAGTCAGGAACTCTTGCGTAACCCGAGTAAAAACCGACGGCCCCGCCTTAAAATTCCAATAGGTGGGAAACCGCCGCTCACCCTCCAATGTCAACCAAAAAGGATGATGCCCTCTTACGGGACGAACCTTAAAATATCCACTCTTAAAACCATGAAAGGAATCTTCATACAAACCGAAGACCCGACGATGAGGCTGAGCTCTAAAAGACACATACCCCTTCTTATGCTTCCCCTCCTTGGTCGGAAGGGTacacaagaagaggaaaagaaaaacgtTCACCGAAGCAGGAAGCTCCAAAAAATCGCAAACAAGCTCGAAAGACCGTATTGCCGCCCAGCTATTCGGATGTAGCTGGGATGGCACCACGGAGCACCGGCTCAATAACTGCTGAACAAATGGAGAAAAGGGGAGCCGAACGCCAAGTCGGGTAAACATTGCCTCGTAGACCCACATTCAATCCGGCACACTCGGGGAGTCCAGATTGGTatagcaaaccctctcgtcaaccCCAGGGAGGGAAAGCTCGTAATGGCGTTCGGCGTCACCACCCCACAAACAACTCCTTGATCACAGAGCCGTTGGAGGTCCTcctccgtcatccgcgacggCGTCCCCACACGTCACTAGTGACCCAAGAGAAAAGGTCGGGGACACCCCCCGCCGGGGCCACCGGAGCCCTCACACCCTCAGTCCTTCGACGAGCCATACCTAAAATAGCGACGAACACCACCGTCAACCAAACCCCGCGGCAGAAAACGGTGGATCAAACCAAACAGACACCACTAGACACCACCAATTATACGGTGGCGCTCGCCCCCCTTACAAAACCCACTACCACAACAAAAACTATCTACCATAATGCAATGCCATCATACACAAAAAAAAACAATTCTAACCTACACTAAGCAtagacaaaacaaaataaaagaagacaaaGCATAAATCACAAGAGGAAACAAAAAGAAGCAGAAGAGCACCAACCTGATAAATGCAAGGAAATAAACCGGAGGAGAAAATACCACGGCAGAAGATCAACCAAAGCCACAGAATgcgaaaggaaaagaagaaaaaactctttcggagaagaaaagagaaatgaAGAGGGAActaaaggaagaaagaaaagaagagggaaCTAAAGGAAGAAAACCAAAACGGTTTCGAAAAAAGCAAAATAATGCAAATACCcctggaaagaaaaagaaacataagGGCAATAGAGGAAAACGTCCCCTCACAATAAATGCCCCCTCGGAAAGAGAAACTAATAAATCGCGCCTCGAAGAACGCAACAGGCGCAACAGACACGGAAGAGTCATGACAGACCAAAACGGTCAAACAAATCTTCCACGGAACGAAACCGAGGCGCCGACCTCCTCTCAAAAGAACCAAACGACCTTTCGAGAAAGGCCAAAAGCCTAGCCCACGGTAAAAGTAATATCTCCCAGCGACAGACCGACCTCGCTCGCtctcccgctgcgggggcaactgttacggatctgAACCACAGATCCCGGACCCGGGACTGCACCCGACCTCGGCTACCCGGGTCCGACCCACACCTCGCTCAAAAGGCCCAAAAACCGGCCTTCCAaagagctcctaaccaactttcgaattcactCGTCCATCTTATCttaaccaaataagataagataagatactcATCACCACCTATAAATAGGGGACCCAAGCCCCTCCAGGTAATCATCAATTccacacaccttatacctctcagatccattctgacttgagcgtcggagtgtcttcgcaggtacctccccccattgctccagtcaagcgACCCGGCTTCAGCCTTGACCCGCAGGTTCCCGATCCACCTTTcaaacccgtaccagagacatcacgtacaaaatagaaaatattttgagaatattctgttaaattaaACACTTTTTGAACGGTAGAGactaaattgtaaattttaattctctttaggaACCTATTATAAACTATTAAAGTGTAGGGACCAATTTGTAATTTTACTGAAAATGTAAGAACTAATGGTATAATttaatcataaattaaataacacatatatttaatttatacataacaactgattttaatagttaattttagtatataatttgatattttatacTTTACTTACGGATCTAGAGATTTAGATTGGGATATTTTGAAATTCTGTTTCACATGTGTATTCATTATTGGATGGCTATAACTAAAATTTGAGTGTTTATTACTTAAACAAAAAACTAGCTCCACCTTTAGCCGTGCCAACTAATTTGTCTTTCAAactttttaagaataaaagagcTATTTCTATGAAAAcatcattattttaaaaaataacgacTTAAAAATAATGCCTAAATAACTTTCATAATAGTTCGAGCTAGCATCCATAATCTCATTGCTAGCATTTGGTCTTTGATATAAGAAAATTTTTGTATTTCTTAACAAACCATCTTGACATTCTAAATATTTTATCCTCGTGTATGTTATAAGTAGAGAGAATTAGCTTTGGTAGTTTAGGGGGTAGAAGGGTAATTAACTTTCTCTTTTTCAATCTCACTACTGATTATTAGAACAGGATTTTATATGAAATATATATTAACTTGTAAATATCAGGTACGTAGACCACATTATTATAAGACTAATTAGGTATTCAAAATAATATAGGTATagcatatataattaataaattaattggaGGACATACTAACCAATAATAAGGGATGAAATATTTTACTTTGTCCTTTTCCCTACTAACTACTTTAACTTGATCAATTGAGTCAAATAAATCTTCGATCACCGTATTGAAAAAATACGTTTTTAAATAGAAATTCAAGAACAGAAAGCAAGAACAACGCGTATAAATAGCAAACTCCCACCCCCACATTTAATTCGGCAGTAGCAAAGGTTTCAACaacagcaataataataataataataatcggtTTTATTATTAGATTTCTGAAGGTACTGGCTACGTGCatagagagaaaatgggaaggtcTCCATGCTGCGATGAAAACGGCCTAAAGAAAGGACCATGGACTCCTGAAGAAGATCAAAAGCTAGTCGATCATATTCAGAAACATGGCCATGGAAGTTGGAGAGCTCTTCCTAAGTTAGCAGGTTCTTTACTAATCATCTCTAATTTCTCATAATCTTATTTATCATAGATGTCTCTTCCTAATTAATCATCAATTCATTTATTTGATTTGCAGGGCTTAATAGATGTGGAAAAAGCTGTAGACTAAGGTGGACTAACTATTTGAGGCCTGACATTAAGAGGGGGAAATTCTCCCAAGAAGAGGAGCAAACTATTCTGCATCTGCATTCCATTCTTGGAAATAAGTACTACTTTCATTTAATATCATTTTCCTTCTTCCTTTTATCCATCCATTCTTAATATAAACGAACTAGATTATTTATTATGAACCGCACTACTCTTTGAACGGTTATTATAAATGCTTTTGGATTTTTGGGGGGACATGCATGGTgaaatgaaaggagaaagaacgCAGAGTATCAACTTTGCTTGCTTAATATTATGTATAATATCatttaataagtaataacaaaTCAATTTACAAATAATATTATGTATAATATCATATAATCCGGTGAGAAACATAAGTTATAAGTATAATTTGGCCTTTTAAGTAAAAGTCATTCCCtgaattttttttgcatatatttttcttcaattattattattattcctgatttctatatatatatatatatatatgcatatgtTTGTTGTTGATAGATGGTCAGCAATTGCAACTCATCTTCCAGGAAGGACAGACAATGAGATAAAAAATTTCTGGAACACACATTTAAAGAAGAGGCTAATTCAGATGGGTTTCGATCCAATGACACATCAGCCAAGAACTGATCTTTTTTCAACATTGCCGTATCTACTAGCTTTGGCCAACATCACCGATTTTATGGATCATCATCAATCGTTTGATGAGCATTCTCTAAGGCTCCAATTAGAGGCACTTCAATTAGCAAAGATTCAACAACTTAATTACTTACTTCAAtccactactactactactactactactaataataataataataataataatactaataataattccTTATTAAGCAACATTATTAGTAGTAGTATTAATACCAATAATAACTCCTATGACCAAAATAATAATTCCATCACAGACATGGAAGCTTTCAATTTATTAAATTCAATCACGAATAATAATGTCAAAGAAAATAACCCAGTTACCACATTTTCTCATGATGAGATTATTGCTGATTCTTCTTCCCAACCACTCCACCAATCAAGCAACATGCTATTACCTCATTTATTAGACCCACAGCCACAAGTCTCTTTGACAAGTTCCCAATCAAGTTTGAATAGTACTAAGCTGGATCAAggtattactaataataataatgatttgGAAGTTATGGGTAGTGAAGGCGATTATCACATGATTTCTCCATGGAACATCATAACATCTTTATCATCATCGTCGTCATCGTCATCATCGCCTGCATCTTCATCTGTTCCACTAAATGCAAGCAGCAGCAATACTTCTAGCTATGGAGGAACCTCCTCTTACTGGCCTGAACTTTTTTATGGGAATCCCATTATGCATGATGAGTTAtactaatatttaatttaatttgaaagaGGTTATTATTgtgtatgtactattatatatgcTGTGTTATGCTCTCATCAGAACATTGTTTTCTTCTTTCCAAATATACTTGGGGACAA is a window from the Arachis hypogaea cultivar Tifrunner chromosome 17, arahy.Tifrunner.gnm2.J5K5, whole genome shotgun sequence genome containing:
- the LOC112767370 gene encoding uncharacterized protein; protein product: MGRSPCCDENGLKKGPWTPEEDQKLVDHIQKHGHGSWRALPKLAGLNRCGKSCRLRWTNYLRPDIKRGKFSQEEEQTILHLHSILGNKWSAIATHLPGRTDNEIKNFWNTHLKKRLIQMGFDPMTHQPRTDLFSTLPYLLALANITDFMDHHQSFDEHSLRLQLEALQLAKIQQLNYLLQSTTTTTTTTNNNNNNNNTNNNSLLSNIISSSINTNNNSYDQNNNSITDMEAFNLLNSITNNNVKENNPVTTFSHDEIIADSSSQPLHQSSNMLLPHLLDPQPQVSLTSSQSSLNSTKLDQGITNNNNDLEVMGSEGDYHMISPWNIITSLSSSSSSSSSPASSSVPLNASSSNTSSYGGTSSYWPELFYGNPIMHDELY